GTCTCCAGGATAATCGCCATGATCAAGTTCAACAGAACTCGCCTCCTCTTGCGTCATCCCCCATGCATTTGATGTGTTTCATCGAATGCAAATATTCCCGAGCGTATTACCGAATAGAGTTTCAGAAAAACTCTAAGATTTTCTAATTTCGATCCGATTTGGCACCGAATTACTATCGCCGATCTTGTATTCCGCGAACAATTCAGTAATCCGCATTTCATTTACCAGTATTCGATCAAAAAAATAGCCAGTCATTCCTATTTACAGAAGAGTGGCGCAAATTTTGAGGGAATATACTGAGACATATTGACGCATTTAAAATGCTATATGCCATATCGGAAGAAACGGGAGTCTCGCGAAGCTTGACCCAATGGCAGACCGGGAGTGGCGTTCACCGCCCCCGGTCCAATTCACTCAGCAGTTACTGGCCACCACCACGGGTGTGCACATAAACAGCCAGAGATTTGATCGTTACCGGATCGAGACGGGCTTCCCACGTTGGCATGACACCCTTGCGGCCATTGGTGATGGTTTGCACGATCGAGTCGCGATCCCCACCATAAAGCCAGATGGCGTCTGTCAGGTTTGGTGCGCCCATTTCCTGCAGGCCCTTGGCGCCTTCACCATGGCATGAGGTGCAGTTTTCCGCGAACAGCTCGGCCCCGGCAGCCAGATCGGCTCCCGCTGACGGCTCCTGACCAGAGATAGACAGGACATAGTCGGCCAGCGTCTGGATCTGGTCTGGCTCCAGAATTTCGTCACGACCAAAAGCAGTCATGTCGTTCATTCTGGTGTCGTCGTGGGTTGAGCGGATACCATAGAGCAGCGTCGTATGGATATCTTCAACGGTCCCGCCCCAGAGCCAGTCATCGTCCAGCAGGTTCGGATAACCGTTGCCGCCAGCCGCTCCGGATCCATGACAAGCAGCACAGTTGTCACCAAAGGCCGCAGCCCCTTGTGCAACAGCAAACTGACGCAGATCGTCGTTGCCAAGGATTTCCTCGACAGATGCAGTTTCCAGCCCTGCGCCCTGCTCCATGCGTTTAGCGATCAGGCTGTCATAGGCCTTGATGCCATCTTCGCGGTTGGTATGGCCCAGATACCCCTTGGTGTAACTGGATACCATTGGCCAAGCAGGAAACAACACCCAGTAGCCTATCGCCCAAACGATACAGGCATACCAGGTCCACAGCCACCAGCGCGGCAGCGGATTGTTGAGCTCCTTCAGGCCATCCCATTCATGACCGGTCGTTTCTACGCCGGAAAGGTGGTCGATTTCTTTCTTGTGGTCACTCATTCTCAGTCCTCCCGCAGTGGCATCTGGGCCGCATCATCGAACCGCTTCTTGTTGGACGGCCAAAAGGTGTAGGCCAGCACGCCAGCAAAAATCAGCACAAAATAGAGCAAGCCCCAGGTCTGCGCGAAGTTAGCCAAAGTTTCATAGGTCGACATGAAGCTGCTCCCTAGCGAAGGTCCGCCTTGTCATCATAGATCGAGAAATCGACCAATGTGCCAAGCATCTGCAGGTAGGCAACAAGCGCGTCCATTTCTGTCACCCGTTCCGGATTGCCATCGAAATCCCGAACCGTCGGCTCTCTGTCCATTTCACCCACAGACTGGGTGTAACGTTCCAGCAAGCCATCGACATTGTCGTCGTCAGGATTTGCCTGAGCCATCATGTCGGCTTTGGCATTGACAATCTGTTCTTCGGTATAAGGCACACCGATCATCTTGTTGACCTTGAGGTCAGCCGCGATGTCCGGAACCTTCAGCTCCCGCTCCGCCAGGAATGGATAGCCCGGCATCACGGATTCTGGAACAACCGAACGAGGGTTGATCAGATGGTTCACGTGCCACAGATCGGAATATTTGTTGCCCACGCGAGCGAGATCGGGACCAGTACGCTTTGAGCCCCACTGGAATGGGTGGTCGTACATGGACTCGGCTGCGAGAGAATAATGGCCGTAACGCTCGATTTCATCGCGCATCGGGCGGATCATCTGCGAGTGACACAGATAGCAGCCTTCGCGGATATAGATGTTGCGGCCAGCGAGTTCGAGAGGGGTGTAAGGGCGCATACCCTCAACCTTCTCAATGGTGCTTTTCAGGTAGAAAAGCGGGATAATCTCGACCATACCACCGATGGCAACCACAATCAGGATGCCAACGAGCAGAAGCATGGAGTGGCGTTCGAGAATGCCGTGTTTATTCATCAAAGACATGCGAACCACTCCTTATTCTGCCGGTACCAGCGCAGGATCAGCGGCGTCTTGTTCCGCCTTTTCACCAACGCGAATGGTCATCCAGATATTGTAGGCCATAATCAGGGCACCTGCGACGAACAGAAGGCCGCCGATTGCACGGATCATGTAGAATGGATGCATGGCTTCTACGGTTTCGATGAAGGAATATTCAAGGAAGCCGAGCTTGTCATAGGCGCGCCACATCAGACCCTGCATGATACCGGATACCCACATCGAGGTGATGTAGAGCACGATACCGAGCGTGGAAATCCAGAAGTGCCATTCAACCAGCTTGGTTGAATAAAGGCTCTTGCGGTTCCAAAGCCAAGGAATGAGGCAGTAGATGGCGCCAAAGGAGATATAGCCAACCCAGCCAAGCGCCCCTGAATGCACGTGACCGATGGTCCAATCGGTATAGTGCGAGAGGGAGTTGACGGCCTTGACCGACATCAGCGGGCCTTCGAAGGTCGACATGCCATAGAAGGCGACCGAGACAACCATCATGCGCAGAACAGGGTCCGTACGCAGCTTGTCCCAAGCACCGGACAGGGTCATCAACCCGTTGATCATGCCACCCCAGGACGGCATCCAGAGGATGACAGAGAAGGTCATGCCCAAGGTCTGCGCCCAATCAGGCAGAGCGGTATAATGCAGGTGGTGCGGTCCGGCCCAAATGTAGATGAAGATCAGAGCCCAGAAATGCACGATCGACAGCCGGTAGGAATAAACCGGACGCTCGGCACGCTTGGGGATGAAATAATACATGATGGCCAAAAAGCCTGCGGTCAGGAAGAAGCCCACCGCGTTATGACCATACCACCACTGCACCATGGCGTCCTGCACACCAGAGAAGACCTGATAGGACTTGATGCCGAAAACAGACACCGGAACAGACAGGTTGTTGCCGATATGCAGCATGGCGATCGTTACGATGAAGGCGAGATAGAACCAGTTTGCCACATAGATGTGCGGTTCTTTACGCTTCCAGAGAGTTGCCAGATAGACGAGGAGATAAGCAACCCAGACAATGGTAAGCCAAAGGTCGGCATACCATTCCGGTTCGGCATATTCCTTGGACTGGGTCGCGCCAAACAGATAGCCGGTCCCTGCTATCACGATGAAGGCGTTATATCCAAGAATGACGAACCATGGCGCAACACGGCCCGGCAGGCGCGCGTGGCTGGTGCGCTGAACGACATAGAATGACGTTGCGAGCAGCACGTTGCCGCCAAAGGCGAAAATCACGGCAGATGTATGCAGCGGACGAAGACGTCCGAAGCTGATCCATTCCAGATCGAAGTTAAGGATCGGGAATGTCAGCTGCCAAGCGATGATATCGCCGACAAGAAACCCTGCAACACCCCAGAAAACGGCAGCAATGGCACCAAACTTGATTGGCCCCAGATTATATCCGCTTTCCACAGCATCAGCAGGACGCTTGAAATATGAATTGAAAATCAGGAAAACCCCGATTGCTGAAAAGAGCAATCCGATCCCTGCGTGAAATGCCATGACACCATCAACCGCTTTGCCGGCGATGATCAGGCATGCGAAAGCCAATGCAGTCAGGAATCCTGCAAACAGGCCTTCTTCCAAAGAAAGTCGTTTCGCTGTGTGAGCCATCTTTCAGTCCCATCTGTGCCCCGTACCTCCCCATGAAGTCGGACCACAGCACCATTGCAAATCCACCTGAATGACACCCGGATGTCGGCAATTTCAGGTTGATTTTGTGCACACTTCCCCCAAACGGGTTGGAAAACCCTAGGGATCACCCATTTTTTACGCTTTGACTCATATCAACGAAAAGGGGGGCACGGAACTACCGTGTGCGGCAGGTTGTCACAGCTAAAAGACGTATAATTTCCATTCTCTGTCATTTGTGCCAATTATTACAAATACTTAATATTCACCACGTAGGCAGCCTCATTTGGTCGCATAATGCTTAAGTGGCAGAATAATATTCATTCGGAATGCACTTTATACACGGATATCCCAAAGGTAAAAAAGCAAAACAAGAAGGCTATCGAGAAAATAGAGCCGCGATCATCATCAAAAGACTTATGTAGAATCACGATTTTCCTTTAGTCACAAAGAGATAAACCGCATTTAAAATACCTCTTTACTTGAGCCAAGCCAGCTTCACCGGAAAGAGTTATGGTTAGTCTTTGGCCTCGTCCTTGGTCAGACGGGCGATGATCCATGGAGCCAAAATTACAAGCCCCAGATAGCGCACCAAATGATGGCCTGTCACATAAGCCGGATTCAGATTGATCAGGAAGGAGAGCAGCACCATTGTGTCGAACCCTCCCGGCGCAAAGGCCAGAATGACCTGTCCGATCGGGAAGTCTAAAAGCTCTGCGCAGAGAATGGCTGCAACCGCCGAGACGATGGCCGACGTTGCCAACGACAACAGGGAAATTCCCGACAGCCGCAACAGGTCTTTGGGCGAGATGGCAGCAAACCGTCCCCCGATGTTGATTCCAACTGTCAGATAGCCCGGGATTGTGAACCAGACCGGAAACGGTTCATAATAAACGCCGGTAAGGTAGAGCGTTCCTGAAACGGCTACACCTGAAAGCATGAGACCGGAGGGAATTTTAAGGCGCAGAGCAATCGGCACCAGAAGCGCCACACCAACGATCATGAGAGCCAGATGAAGCAGATCAAGCGTGACAGCGCCGGGCAGCACCCGGCTGGTGGCGCCATCTGTGTAGGGAGAGAGGATGATGGGCAATATCGAAACAAGCACGAACACCCGCAAGCTTTGAGCCACAGCAACACGCGTCATGTCGGCTCGCGACCCCTCGGCAATCACCATGATGTAGCTGAGCGCTCCCGGAATGGAGGAGAAAAGAGCCGTTGCGTGATCCCAGCCACCGACCTTGCGCAAAACCCAATAGGCCGCCCAAGCAATGACAAAGACTGTCACCGCCAGCATGGCGATACTAAGGGGCCAAGCCGCGATGGCATGCAACATGTCAGGAGAAAAGCCGGACCCGAGAATAAGGCCGACCTGGGCAAAGCCCAGATCGCGCAGCACGTTCGGCAGTTTCAGTCGCAAACCCGCCAAAGAGGTTATGGCAACGGCAAGAAGGGAGCCGGTGAGCCAAGCGGCCGGAAACTCGATCCATTGAGCGACAAGACCTCCGGCCAGGGCGATCGCATAGAGCGCAAGCACATGAGCGATGCGAAGAGCCAGTTTCTCTTTTACAGGCTTCGCCTTTGAACCATGCTGGACATTTTTGTCACTATCAGGAGGCATTGGATTATCACCATAAAAAGTAGCGGGTTGGCGAAACCGGGAGAAACTTGCGGAAGAGAATTCTAACAACAGGCTTTGACAGAGTAGCCCGTTGAAAGATCGTTGAAAAGCAGTGACCCAAAGCGGTCGGAGAGACGCAGATTTGTCTGGATCATCCAAAACAAATCTTTCGTCACCAGTTATCATTCATGCGACATATTGGCAAGCTTCCCTAAATATCAATTTGGGACCGACAGTTTGCTTTGCTATTCTTCGAAAAGCTGATAAGTAAAAGCCCTGCATCCCAACTCAGGATGGTGTTAATAGCAATCTGGCTCAGATCTGGCTCAGAGGTCTTGATGGTTTTCCTTTTTAAAACCCTTTCTGGAAGCTTGCCCATTTCATGGCTTGGGAGACGAAGCGTCGCGATGGGCGTCTTGTGCTTGTTGCTGGCGGCATGCTCCACCCCAACCGGGATCAAGTTTGCTCCGCTAAATCCAGCTGCATCGCTCGATGTTGAGCCGATATTGGTTGCCACAAGCAGGACCCCGACAGGGCAGGCCGACTTCAGCGGAGATCGGGATGGAACGCTGCATTTGGCCTCTTATGGAGTTTCCATTCCTCCATCACACAAGGTTGGACAGATTGAGTGGCCTCACGGAACTCCAGACCTAAAACGCCATTTTGCGGTGACTTCGGTTGAGGCTTTCAAGGATACCAAGGCTTTCCAAACCCATCTGGCAAGCGAAGCAGTGAAAGCCAAATCGGCCAAGGCCAGCAACTCCCGCACAGCGGCTCTCTTTGTTCACGGCTATAACACCGATTTCTCCGAGAGCCTTTATCGCGCAGCCCAGTTGCGTCATGATTTTGCACTTGATATTCCGCTGGCACTCTATAGCTGGCCATCCGCTGGTGAGCCGGGGCTGTACATGTATGATCGGGATAGCGTCAAAACATCCCGCGATCAGCTTGCCTCCATCATCGAGCTGATGGTGCATTCCCAAGTGGACGATGTGGTACTCATCGCTCATTCGCTCGGCTCGGAGTTGCTGATGGAAGCCCTGCGGCAGATTGCGCTGGAAAACCATGGCGCATTGCCGAGCAAGATTCACACCGTGATCCTGATTTCGCCTGACCTTGATATCGACGTGTTCAATGCACAGCTCCATGCCATCAAGACCCTGCCCAAAGAGTTCGCCATCTTTGCCTCTCAAAAAGACAAGGCTCTGCTGCTCTCAAGTTTCCTTGCCGGTGACAAGAACCGGGTTGGCAACAATATCGATGAAACAAAGATCCAGAGGGCCGGCATAACTGTCATAGATGTTTCCCAGTTCACTGGTGGCGACGGCATGAACCACATGACGGCGGTTACCTCGCCAAGCCTTGTTGCATTGCTAAAGGGTATGACCGCAAACAATCAGCAGGCCTTCTTGCAGGCTCCAGGCGAGAAAAACAGTTTGTCCGATATTGTTGTTGATACGGCAACCCTGCCTTTGACACTGGTGGTGAAAACAACAAGCGCCATCCTCAATCCCTAGGCACGCACGGATTATGCGCTGAATAAACGGACGAGAGATTGCCCTTGCCCCTTGGCTGCATAGACGAAAGCCTGTGATGACAATTTGGTAAGAATTGACAAGGCTCAAAGTTGCTTTTGCATTGAAAGATCTAAATGCCACTATGACCAACGTGACCTTAAAATATGCTACGCGCTCAGTGCCGCGCTACACCTCATATCCAACCGCTCCGCATTTCTCCGACAAGGTTGATACACAAACCTATGAGACATGGCTGGCGACGATCAACCATGAGGTGCCGATCTCTCTTTATCTGCATGTGCCATTTTGTGATTCCATGTGCCACTATTGCGGCTGTTACACAAAGGTGACCAAAAAAGAAAAGCCTTTGCGGGACTATACCGCTCACCTGATCCGTGAAGTGGCGCTCGTTGCCAGCAAGCTGCCGAAGAATCAGCCTGTCAGCCACATTCACTGGGGTGGTGGCACACCATCCATTCTGCCGCATGATTGCTTTTTGCAGGTCGTCGATGCGTTGAGAGGGCATTTTCATTTTCTTGACGACATGGAACATGCCATTGAGCTCGACCCACGCACTGTGACGGCTGAGCTGGCCGAAACCCTGCGGCAAGCGGGCATAACACGCGCCAGCCTCGGGGTTCAGGATTTTGACCTCAAGGTGCAAGAGATAGTTGGCAGGGTGCAGCCTTATGAGCAAGTCAAGGCGGCGGTTGATGCGCTGCGTGCCGTCGGCATTGAAAAGATCAATCTCGATTTGATGTATGGTCTGCCCTATCAGACGCTGGACACCATCCGCAAAGCGGTTGAATTGACGGTGAGCCTTGACCCATCCCGTCTGGCACTATTTGGTTATGCTCACGTGCCATGGATGAAGAAGCATCAACGTCTCATTCCGGAAGACAAGCTGCCCAATGCTGAACAGCGTATCGCGCTGTTTGACGAAGCCTCTCAGGCGTTGGCTGACCATGGATTTGAAAAAATCGGCCTAGACCACTTTGCCCGCGCAGACGATCCGCTGGCGGTGGCCGCAAGAGCTGGCACGATGCGACGCAATTTTCAGGGCTACACAAATGATGAAGCCGATATCCTGATCGGTATTGGCGCTTCCTCTATCGGCAAAATGCCGCAAGGTTACATCCAGAACAGCCCGGATTTTGCAGGCTGGGAACGCTCGGTGGACGCAGGCAAACTGCCCATTGCCCGAGGCATCGCTCTTGATCAGGATGATCGCGCCCGCGCGGCCATCATCATGTCTATCATGACAGCTTACAAGGCTGATGTGGCAGAAATCGCCAAGAGCTTTGACGTTGCTCTGGAGCCGTTGCGCGCTTGCTACCCTCACCTTCAGGAACTGGAAGCTGACGGTGTCGCCGAACGTTCGGGAGATGTGGTCCGCGTCACAGAAGCAGGACGGCCTCTGGTGCGCCTCGTGGCCGCCGTATTTGATGCCTACCTGCAAACAGGCAAGGGGCGGCATTCTGTGGCCGTGTAAAGATCAAGACCCTCTGATGCTTCAGCCAAAAAGTCAGAGGGTTTTGCATCAGGTTTCTAAGGCTTTTAGCTTAAGAATTTTCCCTTTGCGGATTTTCCCGATCATCAAGGCAGGGAAATTGCCACTCAGCACTGTTCATTGCGATAGCGCAAAGATTGCACCCTACATTGGTCTGATATTGCCAGTAAATTAGGCGTATAGGCGGCAAAACCTAACCAAACGAATAGGTGCTAACACGCATTCAAACCGACGCTGCTTGTGGATATCTTCTGAGATGTAGTTAGTTTCACCTAACTAGAATTTTCCAGTCAAATGGCATAACCCGCAGACATTCATGACGCGAATGCGGTCCTGTTTTTCCATTGTGATGACTTTTCTGCGTTTCATATCGGATAAAACGCGACTTACAGTCTCAATGGTCAGGCCAAGATAATCTGCGATTTCCTGTCGCGTCATGTGCAATGTTACGACAGATTCGTCTTCACTTTCCTTCTGCGGACCGGTGCAGGCGAAGCCACCACGGTTTGGTACAAAGCGCATCAAGAAGGACGCCACCCGCTCATGAGCAGACTTGCGACCGAGCAAAACAGCGTGATCATGCAAATTCTGAACCTGTGAAATCAGGCACTTTTTCATGTGTTGCTGAATTTGGTCCGAGCTTTCCGCATCCTTGCGGGAAATCATGTGCACCAGCGTTTCCGTCAAAGTTTCTGCTGAAGTATCATAAACTTCGGCTGCGGGTACACCAAAGAGATCGCCCGGCCCGAGGATTTCCACCACCTGCCTGCGACCGTCGGGAAGCAGCTTGTAAAGCATCACTGAGCCATCTGCGACTTCGTAGATGTTATTGGCCGGATCACCTTCGAAAAAGACAACGCCGTGTGCGGGGAATGTTTTGTGTCGACTTTGATCGCTTGACATAATGCCTGTAAATTCGGTTTCGGAGGAAAAGGAAGATCGACAAGTCGCCCCACCGCGATCAAAATCGGCTTTAGGCATTTTGGCAATTCGTTCTTCCGGCATCACTCGTTTTCTCCCGATTCAGGCCGCAGCGGCCATAGAACCAATTTAATTATTTTCAGAAGACTGTCAGCAGCTATACGACATGTTGACCTTCGTAGCAATCAGTCCAATTAAAAATACTTATTGCACGTATTTTTACTTATATAAACCCAAATAACAGTCAAAACCAGTTGATGGCAGAAACTTGCACGCGCCAGAACCCCAGCAAGGGCGGCAATAACCGCCGGGTTTTGGCGCGAAATCCATCGCTAGAAAGCAGTGTCTCGGCACTGTTCAAATTTAAAAAGGCTTGATTGGAAGCTGTTGTAAACAGGGGATAAATAAAAGGACCGGGATCGCTCCCGGTCCTATTGGCCATTGCCCCTCATCAAACATCACGCATCGCGTGCCTGTAAGAGAGAGTGTCCTCCTGTGTGGCCCCTGTCCGCTCGTCCGGCTCTCTATAGATGCTCGACAGCGTCAGGTTGGCCGGTCAATGGCCGGTCAATACAATACGAACCAGATCGGCTGTATTGCGTGCTTTCAATTTTTCCATAATGCGCGCCCGATGCACTTCGATTGT
This window of the uncultured Cohaesibacter sp. genome carries:
- the ccoN gene encoding cytochrome-c oxidase, cbb3-type subunit I, with product MAHTAKRLSLEEGLFAGFLTALAFACLIIAGKAVDGVMAFHAGIGLLFSAIGVFLIFNSYFKRPADAVESGYNLGPIKFGAIAAVFWGVAGFLVGDIIAWQLTFPILNFDLEWISFGRLRPLHTSAVIFAFGGNVLLATSFYVVQRTSHARLPGRVAPWFVILGYNAFIVIAGTGYLFGATQSKEYAEPEWYADLWLTIVWVAYLLVYLATLWKRKEPHIYVANWFYLAFIVTIAMLHIGNNLSVPVSVFGIKSYQVFSGVQDAMVQWWYGHNAVGFFLTAGFLAIMYYFIPKRAERPVYSYRLSIVHFWALIFIYIWAGPHHLHYTALPDWAQTLGMTFSVILWMPSWGGMINGLMTLSGAWDKLRTDPVLRMMVVSVAFYGMSTFEGPLMSVKAVNSLSHYTDWTIGHVHSGALGWVGYISFGAIYCLIPWLWNRKSLYSTKLVEWHFWISTLGIVLYITSMWVSGIMQGLMWRAYDKLGFLEYSFIETVEAMHPFYMIRAIGGLLFVAGALIMAYNIWMTIRVGEKAEQDAADPALVPAE
- the hemN gene encoding oxygen-independent coproporphyrinogen III oxidase — its product is MTNVTLKYATRSVPRYTSYPTAPHFSDKVDTQTYETWLATINHEVPISLYLHVPFCDSMCHYCGCYTKVTKKEKPLRDYTAHLIREVALVASKLPKNQPVSHIHWGGGTPSILPHDCFLQVVDALRGHFHFLDDMEHAIELDPRTVTAELAETLRQAGITRASLGVQDFDLKVQEIVGRVQPYEQVKAAVDALRAVGIEKINLDLMYGLPYQTLDTIRKAVELTVSLDPSRLALFGYAHVPWMKKHQRLIPEDKLPNAEQRIALFDEASQALADHGFEKIGLDHFARADDPLAVAARAGTMRRNFQGYTNDEADILIGIGASSIGKMPQGYIQNSPDFAGWERSVDAGKLPIARGIALDQDDRARAAIIMSIMTAYKADVAEIAKSFDVALEPLRACYPHLQELEADGVAERSGDVVRVTEAGRPLVRLVAAVFDAYLQTGKGRHSVAV
- a CDS encoding alpha/beta fold hydrolase, whose translation is MVATSRTPTGQADFSGDRDGTLHLASYGVSIPPSHKVGQIEWPHGTPDLKRHFAVTSVEAFKDTKAFQTHLASEAVKAKSAKASNSRTAALFVHGYNTDFSESLYRAAQLRHDFALDIPLALYSWPSAGEPGLYMYDRDSVKTSRDQLASIIELMVHSQVDDVVLIAHSLGSELLMEALRQIALENHGALPSKIHTVILISPDLDIDVFNAQLHAIKTLPKEFAIFASQKDKALLLSSFLAGDKNRVGNNIDETKIQRAGITVIDVSQFTGGDGMNHMTAVTSPSLVALLKGMTANNQQAFLQAPGEKNSLSDIVVDTATLPLTLVVKTTSAILNP
- a CDS encoding cbb3-type cytochrome c oxidase subunit 3; its protein translation is MSTYETLANFAQTWGLLYFVLIFAGVLAYTFWPSNKKRFDDAAQMPLRED
- the ccoO gene encoding cytochrome-c oxidase, cbb3-type subunit II, with the protein product MSLMNKHGILERHSMLLLVGILIVVAIGGMVEIIPLFYLKSTIEKVEGMRPYTPLELAGRNIYIREGCYLCHSQMIRPMRDEIERYGHYSLAAESMYDHPFQWGSKRTGPDLARVGNKYSDLWHVNHLINPRSVVPESVMPGYPFLAERELKVPDIAADLKVNKMIGVPYTEEQIVNAKADMMAQANPDDDNVDGLLERYTQSVGEMDREPTVRDFDGNPERVTEMDALVAYLQMLGTLVDFSIYDDKADLR
- a CDS encoding AbrB family transcriptional regulator; amino-acid sequence: MPPDSDKNVQHGSKAKPVKEKLALRIAHVLALYAIALAGGLVAQWIEFPAAWLTGSLLAVAITSLAGLRLKLPNVLRDLGFAQVGLILGSGFSPDMLHAIAAWPLSIAMLAVTVFVIAWAAYWVLRKVGGWDHATALFSSIPGALSYIMVIAEGSRADMTRVAVAQSLRVFVLVSILPIILSPYTDGATSRVLPGAVTLDLLHLALMIVGVALLVPIALRLKIPSGLMLSGVAVSGTLYLTGVYYEPFPVWFTIPGYLTVGINIGGRFAAISPKDLLRLSGISLLSLATSAIVSAVAAILCAELLDFPIGQVILAFAPGGFDTMVLLSFLINLNPAYVTGHHLVRYLGLVILAPWIIARLTKDEAKD
- a CDS encoding Crp/Fnr family transcriptional regulator, encoding MPEERIAKMPKADFDRGGATCRSSFSSETEFTGIMSSDQSRHKTFPAHGVVFFEGDPANNIYEVADGSVMLYKLLPDGRRQVVEILGPGDLFGVPAAEVYDTSAETLTETLVHMISRKDAESSDQIQQHMKKCLISQVQNLHDHAVLLGRKSAHERVASFLMRFVPNRGGFACTGPQKESEDESVVTLHMTRQEIADYLGLTIETVSRVLSDMKRRKVITMEKQDRIRVMNVCGLCHLTGKF
- the ccoP gene encoding cytochrome-c oxidase, cbb3-type subunit III, producing the protein MSDHKKEIDHLSGVETTGHEWDGLKELNNPLPRWWLWTWYACIVWAIGYWVLFPAWPMVSSYTKGYLGHTNREDGIKAYDSLIAKRMEQGAGLETASVEEILGNDDLRQFAVAQGAAAFGDNCAACHGSGAAGGNGYPNLLDDDWLWGGTVEDIHTTLLYGIRSTHDDTRMNDMTAFGRDEILEPDQIQTLADYVLSISGQEPSAGADLAAGAELFAENCTSCHGEGAKGLQEMGAPNLTDAIWLYGGDRDSIVQTITNGRKGVMPTWEARLDPVTIKSLAVYVHTRGGGQ